Genomic DNA from Oreochromis aureus strain Israel breed Guangdong linkage group 13, ZZ_aureus, whole genome shotgun sequence:
ACTTTACAATACTTTAAAGTGTCCACATGTACAAGAGACAAGTGAACGAAGAATGTTTTAAGTAAACAGAAGCATTCAAATACTTTATTTGTTCTTGTTGCAGGAGTTCACAGCATAACTACAGTCAGTAAAGTATCAGTGAAAGCTGGAAAATCTATCTCCATCCCATGTCTATATGAGTCCCAATACAAAAACCATGTGAAGTACTTGTGTGAAGGATATTATTGGACGTACTGCAGcgatgcagtaaaaacaaacaaaccagaccCTTCAGGAAAATATTCAATCTCTGATGACAAAAAGCAGAACATTTTCACCATTACTATAAACAAGCTGACAGTTAAAAACACTTATTACTGGTGTGCGGTGGAGATTAATAATGGACCAGATCATGGACAGTATTTTCAGCTGTCAGTTATCAGTGGTAAGTGCTTATTTTCATGCACATTTCAAATAGTTTATTATTtccttcagaaaaaaaacaacatgtaaatTTTTCACAAAGACTGAATGTGCTCTTATTTGTCATTCATTCATTAGATATGAAGTCTGAATTACCAATGAATTtttttattgagcactttttaaaacctgtttgttttttatttgttttacctgAAGGCACTCCGAGTCTCTATGTCGATCATCAGAGGATTACAGGATATATTGGAGAAAGCATAACTATTAGATGTCACCACAGTAACTCTGGAGAAATGAAGTGGTGCAGGCTGGGCAGGAACTGTGTGACAGGATCATCTGGATCCACAGATGGAACAACAGTGACCGCTCACATGAGAGACccaaatgttttcacagtgaccATGAGTGGACTAAGGACGAAGGACAGTGGCTGGTATTGGTGTGCTAAAGGTGACATTCAGATACCAGTATATTTAACTGTTACAGAGAAGCCGATTACTAGTACTACTACTGCAGgtaataataaatgtaaaatttttacATGAATTGTACATATTGTAAATGTTAGAACTGTAAGAGGTATTAGGATGATAATCGTTACAGTACACTACTGATGATGTTCTTAATTGAAATATAGCCACAACCCCTACTACTGCTACTGGCAGTAGTACTACTCATACTGTTGCTGGAAGTGGAACAATTACTACagtagaagaaaataaagaacacaGGTCACATAATTTTTTCttcgtttctttatatttttatgcaGTATTTAGTGGTAAATGTTTTGTGTAAGAAAGATTGTATAAACATTTTTACAGATACTATTATTACTTATTGAACTAAATTATGTTTATAAACTGCATTTCGCAGAGCTTCATTTGACCCAAAGATCCTCATCATCCCTCTGAGTGTGTTGACCTTGATTGTAATTGTGATGCTGTTCATCTGGTTTATAATGAGACACAGTAAGTCTATTAGAAATTTGATTAAAATCCATTTCAAATTTATTTGCAAATCTTTAGAAATAATTCAATATTTAAGTTATTGTTCATTGTTACAAAGAATCAGTAAcagtcattttgttttattagagCAGAACAAAGCAGAATCATCAGCCACAGCAATGGTAAGTTGTACTGATATATTTCTATGTGGGCAGTTTGGCAGATGTTTgaactgtgttttattcttcaATGTAGGGTGGAGATGAAGTAACATACTCTGAAGTCAGACCCAAGAAAAAACGTTCACCCAAGGTAACCAACCACAGCAGTATCAAGCAATTCGAATCTAAGAATTTTCAGGAAACATACCGGTCATCTGAGAGTACATTGGAGGTGTAATCTATTACAGATTCATTTCTAATATGTCTGAGAAAAATCAATCCTCATAGGGTAAACTgttcttgtgtgtttttataacttgaaaaataCAACGGCAGCTGTCAGAAGAAATTAGATCATGAGTCACAAAGCTGTATTTTGCTTCCGAAGATTCAAACATCTACCCCTTCTCTTTCATTTAAATACTGGTATTTTGTCAACAACACTGATAGCTGGCACTTAGACTAGTGAGAGTACTAGAATAGTAGAGAAGTACACACCAGATTTGTAAATGTAGGAGAAATATCACCTGAGGTCACCCTAACATACTACAACTACACATTTACACTTGAGAATATAAGTAGAGTTTAAtaaatttttttgttaaagcacAGCAGAACTGTAAAGTGTCCAATTTCTATATTTCTTCTCTTCCAGAGTTCATCTGCTGAAAGTGATGTGGAAATCATTTACAGTTCAGTTATTAAGAAAAAGTGTACAGAAAGGGTCAATATTAAATGATttgaaaccaaacacacactgtaTCTCACTCGCTATATTTCCTTTATTTCAAATCATTTTACTTGTTGTCCTGATATGACACGTTTCACTTGGAATTTGGTCACATTTTGCGTTTTCTTTCTAATTATCATTTGCTTCTGTTCTCAACAGGGTGACAGAAAAGCTGCGGAAGTTACATACAGCACATTAGctgaaatgttttaatgttaaaaCTTTTCTTGGAGCTGTATCACGTTTTTCTGTACCTTTTATTACTGCAGTATTTGTATTTGCTGCTCTTTTATCTTCTTCATTCACTTGTTATGTAGTAACTTTTAACCTTAATCCTTTTAACTCTTTTGTAAACAAGTTAATTCCTGCATGGCTGCAAATTTATTCAGAGAAGCATAGAGCTGTatttgttccttcttttttcaagATCATTGACATATTTTTTCATTCTTGTAATAAAGAAGTCTTGTAGACTGTGTACTGTAAGGCAGTCATAGATATTCCACAATCAGCTTCAGGAGAAGATCCAACACCTGAAAAATATGAAGAATTTGAGAGGATTCACAAAGAACTGCAGAGCAGAAACAGGGAAATCCAGGAGGAtcagaaaaagcagaaacaagAGGAACTTGAACAAAAGAGCAAAGAAGAGGatgaaaagtttaataaactgcaggaaaaATTTGAGAAGATCCAAGCAGACACTGAAaatctcaaagaaaaaaaacacactggagATGAAAAACGATGAGTTGCAGGTGCAAGAAAAGCAAAAGACAAAAGGATCCAGCTTTTTCAAGAGGAAGTCAAgcgagaaagaggaaaaaccaAAAGAAGACCAGGAAAGTgtagagaaagaagaaaatgtataaaagacaaatgacaaagtagaagaaaaagagaaaggaaagaagaagaagatgctgCTGGAGCTGGTTTTCCAGGAATAGGGAACGTTCTGGTGAGATGAGAGTGGAAGAGGCTGCTGAGCCTGGAAAACTGTAGGAGATTCTCCATTTCATTACTATTCACATCTCCACCCGGATCCTCCCTGCACCTCACTCTCGCCCTCTCTGtatcataataaaaaaataagtaaagctGAACATAACCAGAACTAAATAAGCAtttgtttttatgagaaagcACAATTATACAACCTGTTTCCCTATAGACCAAAAACCAGTGGATAAACAGACTAATGAATAGGTAATAAAACTTGTTAAATATGACCGACTGTGACTCCCCTTGAAACCTGTTAAAGCAACACAAGTATTCAGCTTTCAGGGGGTAGAAATGCTGCCACCTTTTGGAGAACTATGAGGATGGTGTACATTGTAGACCCTTCAGCTGTGCATAAAATCACTGAAAAATATACTGTCACACCACACAAAAATGAGAGTTTGGCTTTAGCTGTGTACTTGTATCTATAAATTAGCCTTCTTGTTATTTTAATGGTCATAAATTGTTTAAATTGCATTAATTTCATCATAGAATTTGGGCTGCTGTTTAAATTACACAGATACCAGGGAGCTGATACAGCAAGTCCAATGAAAACTTTTAgtataataaattaaataaagtaaGGACTtctgggcagcacggtggcacggtggttagcactgttgccgcacagcaagaaggtcctgagttcaattccaccatcaggccgtggtctttctgtgtggagtttgcatttctccccgtgtttgcgtgggttctctccgggtactccggcttcctcccaccgtccaaagacatacagcttgtggggataggttaattggataatccaaattgccactaggtgtaaaaTGTGcaagtgaatgtgagtgcgaacggttgtctgtctctgtgtgttagccctgcgacagactg
This window encodes:
- the LOC120443285 gene encoding CMRF35-like molecule 5; translation: MAAHLIVLLLFSVLKGVHSITTVSKVSVKAGKSISIPCLYESQYKNHVKYLCEGYYWTYCSDAVKTNKPDPSGKYSISDDKKQNIFTITINKLTVKNTYYWCAVEINNGPDHGQYFQLSVISGTPSLYVDHQRITGYIGESITIRCHHSNSGEMKWCRLGRNCVTGSSGSTDGTTVTAHMRDPNVFTVTMSGLRTKDSGWYWCAKGDIQIPVYLTVTEKPITSTTTAEL